The sequence GAGACtgattctgtctaattgctgttTTATCGCCTGTTCCTCATCTTAAGAGCAGCCATTTCAAAAGCAGTCTCATGGCTCAAGTTCATTGTAGAGGGTCACAATACCTCCAGTAATGCCACGGTCTACAATCCCTGCAACATAAGGCATTCTGCATTGAGAAATGACTACTGATCCTTTTAGTACTACAGAAATTCTTTAAGAGTGTGTCGTAGGCTCAAGTGCCACatagatgaaaaaaaatcagtgttgtGGTGACAGCAGTATCTAGTTGAATTTTGTACTCTAAgctgctgttcttttttttcttttcagtatttttgcaAGCGTTGAGGTGCCGAGGTTTAATGCCTCTAGGGTCAAGAAGCTGAATGTTGTTATGGTCATACAGAAGAACAACATGTAAGATTTTCTCTTTATACACAAATCTGTCACCACCATGTGCCTCcaatattttaaaattgatCCTACATTCACTGCTTCTGTTCTGTTCCTAACTTCTTCAGATCAAACTGTAATCATTCATCCTTGAAGAATTTGACGCAAGCGCTAGATACAGGGATAACATACAGCTGCAAAGACGTGTCTGAGTAAGTACACGTGTGTTACAGAGGAGCTGACGACCTGTTTGTATCTGTcctcacaaaacacaactgacCTCTTGTGATTATCTTGTAATGTATTCAAACAGATCTCGGATTCAGGAATGTGGTGCCAAACCAGAGATAGCGTGTGGAGCCTGCTGGTGAAGATGTCTGATGTCAGTCACAACATACTAGCATTCAGCCACAGAAACATTTCTAGTGTTtccttttaactttttaaataaaatttgagaatttttgtacatgtaaaatgtatttttcaaaacATGTATGTTTCTAATACATTCCACTATGAcaatgtacattttaattttatggGATCTGAAGTTaaacttctttgttttttttaactaaacaaATTGAGTACCATATGACATTTTCTCGTTGGCAGAATATGCACTATTTGTTCAATAAAATGCTGATTAAATGTTCTTTGTTTCAATTAATGTTTTCGAGTTGTTTTAAACatgtacatttctaaaaacaTACCTagatataaaaaacacacagtggaagaccatcagtcatggattggtctcCCCAGAGCCCAAACCTCAACAGCAGTGTGGGAATCATCTtgtcagagaacagaacaaaacgcAGCCAACATCTAAAgatgagctttgaatgtccttgaaGAAGCCTTGAAAACTCTTCCTTGAgactatttaaagaaataacaagaaagcttcccaaagagagttcaggctgtgttgaagaatgaaggtggtcataccaGGTATTGACtttaaaagtcattaaaattgtacaaactcttgTCTTATATAATATATTCATATAAGGGTCGATATATTATAATTAGTGCTAAGGGTGAAAGTGAAAGCAGTTGACCTTTTATTTCAAGTTGTAAAGATCTAAACTAAATCCATGGACAGCTTCATAATAACAGTGTTGATGGAGTGGACGAGCACACTGACAGGTTTGACAAACAATGACTAAATAATGATGCAGTcaatgtcaacatggaccagaAGTGTTTGCAGCATTTAATTTGGACACAGCATCTTATTTGTATACTGGACCATAGTAGTGCTATACTgggtaaaaatacaataaaactgcACTGAGGACGAATTCCTTATCTTTAAAGTATTTACCTCACAGGTAGAAACATGGGGTTTTGCCAGTGAGCCTGTAGCTTGGTGATTCTTCTTTAGAATCCTCCTGAAACAAGACGAGACTTCCAACATGAAAGTGAAAttcattaagtaaatccaaacaaattcaaataaataattagaaaataatcaaaaaaaatagtttattgACCTGTACAGACAATGAACAGTTtgtaacttgtttttttttttttttgacatttggcAATGTATAAATCAGAATTtttgtctgaaggccaacaaTAATTGGCCCCACCAGGAAGGCACCAGGAGTGACCCAGTACACACCTGAGCAGCCAGCCATGGACACTGAATCATCAATCCACTGGTGGGGACACCAGCCACTGGCAGGGTGTGTGGTGGGAGGAAATAGGCCCACCTCAAAGAGCCTGAGATGTTCtaagagaggtggagtctaaggcCTGACCTGAAACATGAACATAGACACACGGGCATACACAAGACACAAGCATCATCCCCACCCTCAtctacacatatacaaatactcacCCAGGCACCCAGCATCTAGACACACCAAAATGAATGctgtacacacactcacactcccaTACACCCTCTATTCACTCAGGTCCAGGCACCAATACCCCAACATTGGCAATCTGCCCCAGACCAAGGATATGGTCCCCACAGCAGCAGACTAGCCCAGCGACTGGATGGCCAGCTCCTCCTCCATCTAGTCCCAGACAATGAAGAGAGAACAGGGGTGTGAAAAGACCCCATGCCTCACTTCGCCTGCTCGTATGTGGCTGAATGAAGAGACCTAACTCTGGATGCCATTCAGTATGCCCACCCCCAAAGCCCTATGTGTATGTGTCATTAGAGTGTAGGTATTGAAAGCATCTAAGTTGTGGAATAACACTGAGACACAGGTGGCcagaagcagaaagaaaaggaatgCCTCACCTGCACCTCAGTGATGTTCCTGAtccactgggattttcccacagaaACACTTCTAGAGATTACACAGAATgttctgaaaaacagaaaatatccagAGAACGACAGTTCTCAGGAATCTATCTTGTCTTGTATCAACTGATGGTGGTGTTGGTGTAATAATATGAGGAATATTTTTTGACAACTTTTTACAACTTAAAATGCCACTGGCTACATAAGTGCTGCTGACAATGTCCACCCCTTTGCAAACACAGCTATAAAGGAATGGGCagctcaaataatctcaaactgcCTTCTTGAGCATAACAATGGGTTCACTGTACTCACAtggtctccacagtcaccagagctCAGTCAAATAGAGCACCtgtgggatgtggtggaatgaaaaactgaaatcatgGCTTTGcggccaacaaatctgcagcatctgtgtgatgctgtcttGTTGATAGAAACTAAAATCGCAGAGGAATCTTTCCAGCATCTTAAAAGTACGCCAAAAGGAGTCCAACCCAGCACAACCGCGGAAtacataaaagagaaaaaatgtccTGAGGGTATGTATGTTGATTCATTTGTCATAACAGGTTGAAAATGTAGTTGAAATAAAATTGAGTATGTTtctgaaaatattttctgttgtttcatcACATGAAAGATaatgttttaaacttttatctgatatatatgtatctatatatgtggagagagagagagagagagagagagagcgctgtCATCCTGCGTCTCCATAAATAGACGTCCGCGCTCGCACGATAGTGACAGTAAACAACATTTTGTTGAGCAGACTATATGAAATAAAAGTTTATATATGCTTGGGTTGATGTTGTACCATAAGTCCAGCAGACTTTTAAATACATGAGCACTTGCTGCGTTTCAACCCTTTGCGCATTTACCTCCTTTAAGGTTGTACAGGACTTCTGATTGGAGAGAGCCTGAATAGTTTGTGTGCGCGGTCATTCCGCGTCTCCATAAATAGACGTCCGAGCTCGCGCGATAGTGACCGTAAACAACATTTTGTTGGGCACACTTGTTAGACAGAAGTCTACATTTTTACCACTTTTTACGCATTTATAATGGAGCACGAGCAGTCTCGTCGACTAGGGAAACGGCGGAGGAAACGCTGCGTAATATTAATTGTCATCGTTGTCCTTATTGTTATTGTAATCATCGCCGTGGTGTTGGGACTGACTCTCCGTCAGAACAAAAGTGAATTTAAATCTACATTTTTGTCTAGGTGTGAGAAGTTCAATCAGTAAGTGGTGGTATTTcaacattttcttatttattatttttgtattttcagacGCACGCACATATGATAAAAGACACATGATCAATGAATGTGTACATGTGCACTTGCATGTTTCCATGTTTGATGCAGGACTGATTGCTTTTGTGAAGTTGCAAGGCTGAGGTGCTTAAAAACAGGCGGGTCTGGTATTGATCAGTATTATTGTCAATGATTGATCTGTTAACGTTCTGTTTCATGCCAGCTGGTTTGCACATTGTTAATatctaataataatgtataccaCTGCACATTATCATTATGTCTACGTGTACAGCACGTAGACATAATGATAATGTGCATTGAGTAAGTGGAGATATGAACTGCATTATGTCTGTCGGGTGTTTTTGCGTGTTTCCTTTTGTGATATTTGAATTTtgcaagaaacaagaaaaagttaCAAAACATGATATCACCAAGTGCACATTCAGCGTCCACAGTCTAACCCCATGGCAATTTCCCTGCCATGAACTTCTTTCAATAATATCTATAATCATCTGGTTTTGTTGacaccagttttttttttaaattaaatatataagagttatgtaaatgtgtttgaCTGTTTAGCATACTTAGCatttctttaaatgaaaaatacacctaAACATTagcaaattttatttatttttcagaactGACTGTCAAAAAGTATGGGATGCATTTGAGCAGGCCTATGTGAACAAGGATCCATGTAAAGTTGCAGTGGAAGCTTATGATCCCCTCATTGTTGCAGCCCCCTTCAAACCTCAGTGCAACAGAGTAATAATCAGTGATTACACCATCTCAATAATCCCATCTGCCATAATCATTCATAGTCTGTAAAACAATACActaatatgtgtgtttgtgggtcaGATGATGTTCTGGAGCAAAACAAAGGATGTGGTCCATGGTTTCACTGAGAAGAGAGATTGTTTTGTCACTTTGGAGGACACTCTGTTGGGATCTGTCCTGGATGGTCTGACCTGGTGTGGAAAAGAAGGCAGCAAGGGTAACACTCCCAAAGCAATCACAGTTTATTATTTGAACAGTGCAACAAACTACACACCAGCGAAAGAGCAACGACAGTAGTTTATATAAGTCATgctaaaatctaaaaatatatgtaatttGTCGTGCAAGACATGATTTTGCTATTTGTGTGGCCTGTTGTTAAATTTACATACCAACAGCAAGTCAGGTCAGCCCTGAAATTTAAGGAGAATTTCTTAAACTTGTCACTTGAag is a genomic window of Astatotilapia calliptera chromosome 9, fAstCal1.2, whole genome shotgun sequence containing:
- the LOC113029291 gene encoding ADP-ribosyl cyclase/cyclic ADP-ribose hydrolase 1-like; protein product: MEHEQSRRLGKRRRKRCVILIVIVVLIVIVIIAVVLGLTLRQNKSEFKSTFLSRCEKFNQTDCQKVWDAFEQAYVNKDPCKVAVEAYDPLIVAAPFKPQCNRMMFWSKTKDVVHGFTEKRDCFVTLEDTLLGSVLDGLTWCGKEGSKGTFTTGCPGWSECENNPVRSFWRRISAAFADVACGDVTAMLSGSIDTPFNPTSIFASIEVVRFQASRIKSLNVVMVLQQNAKSNCTDPSLKNLRQTLDTGITYSCKDVPESRIQECGAKPEIACGACW